The Rickettsia helvetica genome has a segment encoding these proteins:
- a CDS encoding alpha/beta hydrolase, with amino-acid sequence MEKVDCNSFFIAAKEDHIVPWHSIYDGVKLLNGHKIFCLTDSGHVAGVVNPPASAKYNYRLNDDLSLSSHEWLMKATEYEGSWWNYWLDWLIKNNDNKLVDSLDYHNLKAIEEAPGSYVRK; translated from the coding sequence TTGGAAAAAGTTGATTGTAATTCTTTTTTCATAGCAGCAAAAGAAGATCATATAGTTCCATGGCATTCAATATATGATGGAGTAAAATTATTAAACGGACATAAGATTTTTTGTCTCACGGATTCAGGGCATGTAGCAGGTGTAGTTAACCCTCCCGCTAGTGCTAAATATAATTATCGGCTTAATGACGACTTAAGTTTAAGTAGTCATGAGTGGCTTATGAAAGCTACGGAATATGAAGGCTCATGGTGGAATTATTGGCTTGATTGGCTTATAAAAAATAATGATAATAAGCTAGTAGATTCTTTAGATTATCACAATCTAAAGGCTATTGAAGAAGCACCGGGAAGTTATGTAAGGAAATAG
- a CDS encoding UbiD family decarboxylase: MSFKDLPEFLKFLEKNGELKRISLEVKTDLEITEISRRVLEQGGPVLLFENVIKADGSKSTIPVLTNLYASINRICMGLKLQNVGELRELGVLLAFLKQPQPPASFKETLSMLPLAKRIFAMSPKTVSKAACHEVVVDKPNINILPIQKCWPDDISPLITWGIVVTKGPSNDKIDNYNLGIYRMQTIAPNKLLMRWLKLRGGAEHHKRWKEAKKEPFPAAIVIGANPAVTFAAVTPIPENVSEYNFAGLLGNEKVELVQCKTIDLKVPAHSEIVLEGYVSLEEYLPEGPFGDHTGYYNDVEEFPVFTVTAITMKKNPVYLSTYTGKPPDEPSILGEALNEIFIPILQQQFPEIVDFWLPPEGCSYRVAVVSIKKSYPGHAKRIMLGIWSYLRQFMYSKFIIVVDDDIDVRNWQEVIWAIATRSDPRRDTSFIDNSPIDYLDFASPDSGLGSKMGIDATDKIYPETNRKWGKKIEMSQEVIDKVDKMWDGVKT, encoded by the coding sequence ATGAGCTTTAAAGATTTACCGGAGTTTTTAAAATTTTTAGAAAAAAACGGTGAATTAAAGCGTATTTCTCTTGAGGTTAAAACTGACCTAGAAATTACGGAGATTAGTAGAAGAGTATTGGAGCAAGGTGGCCCTGTATTACTTTTTGAAAATGTTATAAAAGCCGACGGTAGTAAATCTACTATACCTGTTCTAACTAACCTTTATGCTAGTATAAATCGTATTTGCATGGGACTTAAGCTTCAGAATGTCGGGGAATTAAGAGAGCTTGGCGTTTTACTAGCATTCCTTAAACAGCCGCAACCTCCCGCATCTTTTAAAGAAACATTATCAATGTTACCGCTTGCTAAGCGTATATTTGCTATGTCTCCTAAAACCGTATCAAAAGCAGCTTGTCATGAAGTCGTCGTTGACAAACCGAATATCAATATATTACCGATTCAAAAATGTTGGCCTGATGATATTTCGCCTTTAATTACTTGGGGGATAGTAGTTACTAAAGGACCTAGTAATGATAAAATAGATAATTACAACCTTGGTATATATAGGATGCAAACAATAGCTCCTAATAAGCTATTGATGCGTTGGTTAAAGTTACGGGGCGGAGCAGAGCATCATAAACGTTGGAAAGAAGCAAAAAAAGAACCGTTTCCTGCTGCTATCGTTATAGGGGCAAATCCGGCGGTAACTTTTGCAGCGGTTACGCCGATACCTGAGAATGTCTCGGAGTATAATTTTGCCGGTTTACTCGGTAATGAAAAAGTAGAGTTGGTACAATGCAAAACTATTGACCTCAAAGTACCTGCACATAGTGAAATAGTGCTGGAAGGTTATGTAAGTTTAGAAGAGTATTTGCCTGAAGGTCCTTTTGGGGATCATACCGGATATTATAATGATGTTGAGGAATTTCCTGTATTTACGGTCACTGCGATAACGATGAAGAAAAATCCAGTATATTTAAGTACCTATACGGGAAAACCGCCTGATGAGCCGTCAATCTTAGGTGAAGCATTAAATGAAATTTTTATTCCTATCTTGCAGCAGCAATTTCCGGAAATAGTCGATTTTTGGCTTCCACCTGAAGGTTGTTCATATAGAGTTGCGGTAGTATCGATTAAAAAATCCTATCCTGGTCATGCTAAAAGAATAATGCTTGGGATTTGGTCTTACTTACGGCAATTTATGTATAGTAAGTTTATTATCGTTGTAGATGATGATATTGATGTTCGTAATTGGCAAGAAGTAATTTGGGCAATAGCAACAAGAAGCGATCCAAGGCGTGATACGAGCTTTATAGATAATTCCCCGATAGATTATTTGGATTTTGCATCACCTGATTCAGGGCTTGGTAGTAAAATGGGAATAGATGCAACCGATAAAATATACCCTGAGACAAATAGAAAATGGGGTAAAAAAATAGAAATGAGTCAGGAAGTTATCGACAAAGTTGATAAGATGTGGGATGGTGTAAAGACATAA